In Uranotaenia lowii strain MFRU-FL chromosome 2, ASM2978415v1, whole genome shotgun sequence, one genomic interval encodes:
- the LOC129747459 gene encoding uncharacterized protein LOC129747459, translating into MAACGQLKDIILNNKAVTILSIVLFAFVISTIALAGSNQRKKNAIRQCEADLINSKKPQCLVNITSDLPDREPVYLRIANGLNELWYPEGPLLEWTRSSLDFSLLCAGTGNTVLDGANDLASGQCGSDGKFKIGDKSYEAKDLTCKSEVDGDFQNLGTCAEGRGISYQLGFKTVFGNRFITYFDACFHSDTQSLLYTKHIIPSGAQQTTVTVDNAVWKKGDLVPDFDAIYKQADQKTRLTALLGSEEEANKYLIQDVQYLSKGHMTPKGDGVFRSWKRASFFYMNAVPQWKTVNEGNWNEVEKLSRWISAVLKEDLDSYQGSGVEVMTLPDKDKKQQPLSLADKVAQVPLWHWKIIKSTKLDAGIAFVTLNNPFVAKLDDLRPPCLKNICTKTGWAKAEFTNFTQGYTQCCDPNEILRFVPHAPYEAMVRNVLTSGMVMDSGAEALARGLKLALLMVIVLVFR; encoded by the exons ATGGCAGCTTGTGGACAGCTTAAAg ATATTATCTTGAACAACAAGGCGGTAACCATTTTGAGTATCGTTCTTTTCGCATTTGTGATTTCCACGATTGCTCTTGCCGGATCCAATCAGCGCAAGAAGAATGCTATTCGACAATGTGAAGCGGACCTGATAAATAGCAAG AAACCACAATGTTTGGTGAACATAACCAGTGATCTGCCTGATCGAGAACCCGTTTATCTTCGGATCGCAAACGGTCTGAATGAGCTCTGGTACCCGGAAGGCCCTCTGCTTGAGTGGACCCGTAGCAGCCTAGATTTCTCTCTGCTTTGCGCCGGTACCGGCAACACTGTACTGGATGGAGCGAATGATCTTGCAAGCGGCCAGTGTGGGTCGGATGGAAAGTTCAAAATCGGAGATAAATCGTACGAAGCCAAAGATCTGACATGTAAATCGGAAGTGGACGGTGATTTTCAAAACCTTGGGACTTGTGCTGAGGGCCGAGGCATTTCTTATCAACTGGGATTCAAAACCGTGTTTGGCAACCGCTTTATTACGTATTTTGATGCATGTTTCCATAGTGATACACAGTCTCTGTTGTATACGAAACACATAATTCCAAGTGGTGCTCAACAAA ctACAGTAACGGTAGATAACGCAGTATGGAAAAAAGGAGATTTGGTACCTGACTTCGACGCCATATACAAACAGGCAGATCAAAAGACTCGCTTGACTGCTCTCCTAGGTAGTGAGGAAGAAGCAAACAAGTATCTAATACAGGATGTGCAGTATCTTTCGAAGGGGCACATGACCCCCAAGGGTGATGGTGTGTTCCGTAGCTGGAAACGAGCTAGCTTTTTTTACATGAATGCGGTACCACAATGGAAG ACTGTCAACGAGGGAAACTGGAACGAGGTAGAAAAATTGTCCCGCTGGATATCTGCGGTGCTGAAAGAAGATCTGGATTCCTACCAGGGCTCTGGCGTTGAAGTTATGACCCTACCCGACAAAGATAAAAAGCAACAACCCTTATCTCTCGCAGACAAAGTGGCACAGGTTCCGCTGTGGCACtggaaaatcatcaaatcaaCCAAACTTGATGCCGGTATTGCATTCGTGACGCTAAACAATCCGTTCGTCGCCAAGTTGGACGATTTGAGGCCACCCTGCCTGAAGAATATTTGCACCAAAACGGGCTGGGCTAAGGCTGAGTTTACGAACTTTACCCAGGGCTACACTCAGTGCTGCGATCCTAACGAGATTCTGAGATTCGTACCCCACGCTCCGTATGAGGCTATGGTGCGGAATGTGTTGACTTCGGGAATGGTGATGGACTCGGGTGCCGAAGCACTAGCAAGAGGGCTGAAGTTAGCACTTTTAATGGTTATCGTTTTGGTATTTAGATAG
- the LOC129742854 gene encoding uncharacterized protein LOC129742854 — protein MSRGHLAPDADGIFRSSQWATYFYVNVAPQWQVVNAGNWLDIENAARNIAGRLQEDVLIFDGIHDVMTLPHVNGQQVPITLEDGGIPAPKWYWKIIKSPKLNAGIALITNNDPFRTSMPTAEMLCPDVCASYGWANVNFANIGQGYSYCCTVPDLMKAVATVPSEAAVGRVFGKCVTRCICKCFLEMHPLIVGGVLLVTIQVVSSQCQVHIQDQLGSLEPLFIRDGQLWAPNGPKLAWAAGEITTVACSKTTLTATNSNTANLGCVSGQNFLVNGIPISSTDLQCSGRITGDLQETGKSCGVGGSLLNIGFDVQDVGFITYIESCYDKALASVIYTKHVIPGAAIDHAIKESYRPSFKVTGTAGHVNPATSYTQEAQIARVAELLGSEEQARKFISGGSYYMARGHLAPDADGIYRPWQWATFFYVNVAPQWQIMNAGNWLVVENTARAKAGQLKQDVVVYDGIHGVMSLPHVNGTMIPITLEAGGIPAPKWYWKILYVPSTKSGVAFVSNNDPFRKKISADELLCEDVCDKYGWSDKRFASFEKGYTYCCTVNSLRDAIDHIPKDFVVDSVLTKSTRKRNKALVIH, from the exons ATGTCCCGTGGGCACTTGGCTCCGGATGCCGATGGGATTTTCCGGTCCTCGCAGTGGGCTACCTATTTCTACGTCAATGTGGCTCCTCAATGGCAG GTGGTCAATGCAGGAAATTGGTTGGACATCGAGAACGCTGCTCGCAATATAGCGGGTCGGCTACAAGAAGACGTCCTTATATTCGACGGAATTCATGACGTTATGACGTTACCTCACGTCAACGGTCAGCAGGTGCCTATAACTTTGGAAGACGGAGGCATCCCAGCTCCCAAGTGGTATTGGAAGATCATCAAATCGCCGAAATTGAATGCAGGTATTGCTCTGATCACGAATAATGACCCTTTTCGAACTAGCATGCCTACCGCCGAGATGTTGTGTCCGGATGTTTGTGCAAGCTACGGATGGGCAAATGTTAACTTTGCCAACATTGGCCAAGGATATTCCTATTGCTGTACGGTTCCGGATTTAATGAAAGCCGTAGCTACAGTTCCGAGTGAAGCAGCGGTGGGTCGAGTGTT TGGCAAATGTGTCACACGATGCATTTGCAAGTGCTTTCTCGAAATGCATCCGTTGATAGTGGGAGGTGTTTTGCTGGTGACCATCCAGGTTGTGAGCTCGC aatGCCAAGTTCACATTCAAGACCAGTTGGGTTCTCTGGAGCCGTTGTTCATAAGAGATGGTCAGCTGTGGGCTCCTAATGGGCCTAAGCTGGCATGGGCTGCAGGTGAAATAACTACAGTTGCCTGCTCCAAGACCACCCTCACTGCAA CCAATAGCAATACTGCAAATTTGGGTTGTGTATCCGGGCAAAACTTTTTGGTGAATGGTATACCGATCAGTTCTACGGATCTCCAATGCTCCGGTCGAATAACCGGAGACCTGCAAGAAACTGGCAAGAGCTGCGGAGTTGGAGGATCTTTATTGAACATCGGTTTCGATGTTCAAGATGTCGGTTTTATTACTTATATTGAGTCCTGTTACGACAAAGCGCTGGCTTCGGTTATCTACACTAAACACGTCATTCCTGGGGCAGCTATCGATC ACGCCATCAAGGAATCCTACCGACCAAGCTTTAAAGTAACCGGTACAGCAGGTCACGTAAACCCAGCAACTTCGTACACCCAGGAAGCCCAGATAGCTCGAGTCGCGGAACTGCTCGGATCGGAGGAACAGGCCAGAAAATTCATTTCCGGTGGTTCGTACTACATGGCACGTGGTCATCTGGCACCGGACGCCGATGGAATCTACCGACCTTGGCAGTGGGCTACGTTCTTCTACGTCAATGTGGCTCCCCAGTGGCAAATTATGAATGCTGGCAATTGGTTGGTTGTGGAGAATACGGCTCGTGCCAAAGCTGGTCAACTCAAGCAAGACGTCGTTGTTTATGACGGAATACATGGAGTGATGAGCTTGCCGCATGTCAATGGAACTATGATTCCCATTACGCTTGAAGCGGGAGGAATTCCTGCTCCCAAGTGGTACTGGAAAATCCTCTACGTACCTAGCACGAAATCGGGGGTTGCGTTCGTATCAAATAATGATCCATTCCGGAAGAAAATCTCTGCCGATGAGCTCTTGTGTGAAGATGTGTGTGATAAATATGGATGGAGCGATAAGAGGTTTGCCAGTTTCGAGAAGGGTTACACTTATTGCTGTACCGTTAACAGTTTGAGAGATGCGATTGACCATATTCCGAAAGATTTCGTTGTTGACAGTGTGCTGACTAAATCAACTCGTAAAAGAAATAAAGCGTTGGTAATTCATTAA
- the LOC129746513 gene encoding uncharacterized protein LOC129746513, whose product MRHFICAFLFSFTTKLVWGQCSVNIRTDLTSPEPIFFKGNSLWYPDNGSLRWAAGETTDVSCGSGALNGYGVSYASITCISGTTFLINGASVDSTALVCSQRPLGEISIMRKWCSEWM is encoded by the exons ATGAGGCATTTTATTTGtgcgtttttgttttcctttactACTAAATTAGTATGGGGAC AATGTTCCGTTAACATCCGCACCGATTTGACATCGCCGGAACCGATATTTTTCAAAGGCAACAGCCTATGGTATCCGGACAACGGTTCTCTACGTTGGGCAGCCGGAGAAACAACTGATGTTTCATGCGGAAGTGGTGCTCTGAATGGAT ACGGAGTTTCTTATGCATCCATCACCTGTATTTCTGGTacaacttttttgatcaatggagCGTCCGTAGACTCAACGGCATTAGTTTGTTCACAAAGGCCGTTGGGCGAGATTTCCATCATGCGGAAGTGGTGCTCTGAATGGATGTAA